The proteins below are encoded in one region of Silene latifolia isolate original U9 population chromosome 2, ASM4854445v1, whole genome shotgun sequence:
- the LOC141641271 gene encoding uncharacterized protein LOC141641271 codes for MGYDYDKEVHEYAVGNAHEGHDPDNWNLDQSLNSDATSVVSTVVMDTSWITLPNDHPAYINGCRNFIELAKESLVEGKTKCPCKSCKLRYYFTLGEIEGHILFKGFYQKYTDWFWHGKRDVLDHLHGERREEPLVGRDDMKGLLNAVYGTNISNHSKDLDDDNTFASSVEIEQEAEFDDVSMGFSSSGESDNEFEHAYDARTDDYSNNPHNLNNKEDANYKRLFEAADEELYEGCQSFSKLSFLLHLYHIKCMFHWSNESFNKLLELLLQAFPQIREFPSTFYEGKKIINDLGLGYEKIHACPSNCMLFWEDNKDKEECNVCHTSRWKKVIGEKGKDLAKKGEGAKVMRYFPLIPRLKRIYASSKTVEDMRWHHKDRVKDGKLRHPADALAWEQFDSRYPLFASDPRSVRLALASDGFNPYRLMNTTYSTWPVILIPYNLPPWLCMKPSSFLLSCIIPGKSSPGIDIDVYLQPLISELKLLWSGVDAFDAFEGETFKLRAALHSTINDFPAYAMLSGWSTAGYDACPRCTHSTNSGRFGGKICYVGHRQWLDPDHHYRSEADLFDGTIEYGCAPKAISGSDVLRQQEKIEYTYGKSTKRLKRPNRAREVGVSTNLVNDSNSEDNHNLWNKKSIFFELPYWEHNPLRHNLDVMHIEKNVCDNLLGTLLDMDKSRDDVNARKGLKKLGIKEHLWLQDRPNREPYMPPASYTMSNEEKERFLKVLQKIRAPDGYGSNISRCVNMKQRKLINLKSHDNHVLMQDILPVALRASKATKVIDLLGELSYFFKSLCSHTLEHDELNALQSKIVLILCRMEMEFMPTFFTIMVHLLIHLVEEAKLGGPVQYRWMYPVERYLAHLKSYVSNKAQPEGSIAEGFMLEETITFCSRYLEGIETIFNRSKRNDDGNQDMSDYLYRSGGRVIGTIEKVRLDDKSLKQAHRYVLLHSDEMKAVLVEFLKYKRQETVHLSVTQSNENEWIIKEFADWLQAQVQNLDTSTLEGQLRKVLAGGLNNHGKRMTGFMINGYKFHTVDREQKRRTQNSGVMVEADGQTYYGKLKDIYELDYFGQCKVVMFNCAWVDIHRGVKKFEDGSVCVNFSKLMHTGRNLADDPFVFSCQAKQVFYVEDEMQKGWSYVISTKPRDLIETGEIL; via the exons ATGGGATATGATTATGACAAAGAGGTTCATGAATATGCTGTTGGTAATGCCCACGAGG GGCATGATCCGGATAATTGGAATTTGGACCAAAGTTTGAACAGTGACGCTACTTCAGTAGTTTCTACGGTGG TCATGGATACTAGCTGGATTACATTGCCAAATGACCATCCCGCTTACATAAATGGATGTAGGAATTTTATTGAGTTAGCTAAGGAAAGTCTTGTAGAAGGGAAAACAAAATGCCCATGTAAGAGTTGTAAGTTACGTTATTACTTCACACTGGGTGAAATAGAGGGACATATTTTGTTCAAAGGGTTTTACCAAAAGTATACAGATTGGTTTTGGCATGGTAAAAGGGACGTTCTTGATCATTTGCATGGAGAAAGAAGGGAAGAACCCTTGGTAGGTCGTGATGATATGAAAGGTTTACTTAATGCAGTTTATGGGACTAACATTTCTAACCATTCTAAAGATCTTGATGATGATAATACTTTTGCTAGCTCCGTAGAAATAGAACAAGAAGCTGAATTTGATGACGTGTCTATGGGGTTTAGTTCTTCTGGTGAGTCCGATAATGAGTTTGAGCACGCATACGATGCTAGGACCGATGACTATTCTAACAATCCCCATAACCTCAACAATAAAGAAGACGCTAACTATAAAAGATTGTTCGAAGCTGCTGACGAGGAACTTTACGAAGGCTGTCAATCTTTCTCAAAGCTCTCATTCCTTTTACACTTATATCATATTAAATGTATGTTTCATTGGTCTAATGAGTCATTTAACAAGTTACTTGAACTTCTGCTTCAAGCATTTCCTCAAATAAGAGAGTTTCCATCAACCTTTTATGAGGGTAAGAAGATAATAAATGATTTAGGACTCGGATATGAAAAGATTCACGCTTGCCCATCCAATTGCATGTTATTTTGGGAGGATAACAAGGACAAAGAGGAGTGTAATGTTTGTCACACATCAAGATGGAAAAAAGTCATAGGTGAAAAAGGTAAAGATCTAGCTAAGAAGGGTGAAGGTGCCAAAGTTATGAGGTATTTTCCCCTCATTCCTAGATTAAAGAGGATCTACGCGTCATCTAAAACAGTAGAAGATATGAGATGGCATCATAAAGATCGGGTAAAAGATGGAAAACTTAGACATCCAGCAGACGCCTTAGCGTGGGAACAATTTGATTCTCGGTATCCTCTATTTGCCTCTGATCCTCGGAGTGTTAGGTTAGCCTTAGCTAGTGACGGGTTTAACCCATATCGTTTGATGAATACTACTTATAGCACATGGCCAGTTATCTTGATTCCTTATAACTTGCCACCATGGCTCTGCATGAAACCCTCTTCATTTCTTCTGTCTTGTATTATTCCTGGAAAATCCAGTCCAGGAATTGACATTGATGTGTATCTGCAACCATTAATTTCTGAGTTGAAGTTGTTATGGAGCGGTGTTGACGCATTTGACGCCTTTGAGGGTGAAACTTTCAAACTCCGAGCAGCATTACATAGTACTATTAACGATTTTCCGGCATATGCTATGTTATCCGGATGGAGTACTGCTGGTTATGATGCTTGTCCACGTTGTACCCATTCAACTAATTCCGGAAGATTTGGTGGTAAGATTTGCTATGTGGGACATAGGCAATGGCTGGATCCAGATCATCACTATCGTTCTGAAGCCGATCTATTTGATGGAACGATAGAGTATGGTTGCGCTCCAAAAGCTATCAGTGGGTCTGATGTCTTAAGACAACAAGAAAAGATTGAATATACGTATGGGAAGAGTACAAAACGATTGAAAAGACCAAATAGAGCAAGGGAGGTTGGTGTCTCAACTAACTTGGTTAATGATAGCAACTCCGAAGATAATCATAATTTGTGGAATAAGAAGAGTATATTTTTTGAGTTGCCCTATTGGGAACACAACCCACTAAGACATAATTtagatgttatgcacattgagaaaaatgtgtgTGACAATCTATTGGGTACACTTTTAGATATGGATAAGAGTAGAGACGATGTGAATGCGAGAAAAGGTCTAAAGAAGTTGGGCATAAAGGAACATCTTTGGCTCCAAGATCGACCTAATCGAGAACCATACATGCCTCCAGCATCATACACAATGTCTAACGAGGAGAAAGAGCGATTTTTGAAAGTCTTGCAAAAGATTAGAGCTCCTGATGGGTATGGCTCAAACATCTCTAGATGTGTGAATATGAAACAAAGAAAACTCATTAATCTTAAGAGTCATGACAATCATGTCTTAATGCAAGATATACTGCCTGTGGCATTGAGGGCATCCAAGGCTACTAAAGTTATTGACTTGCTTGGGGAATTGTCTTATTTTTTCAAGTCTCTTTGTTCGCACACGCTTGAACACGACGAGTTAAATGCACTTCAGTCGAAAATTGTGCTAATACTATGTCGTATGGAAATGGAGTTTATGCCAACCTTTTTCACAATTATGGTTCACCTATTGATTCACTTAGTCGAGGAGGCGAAACTTGGCGGCCCTGTTCAGTATAGATGGATGTACCCTGTTGAAAG GTATCTGGCTCACTTAAAATCATACGTAAGTAATAAAGCTCAGCCAGAGGGGTCAATTGCTGAAGGGTTCATGCTTGAAGAGACAATCACATTTTGTTCAAGGTATTTGGAAGGTATTGAGACCATCTTTAATAGATCGAAGAGGAATGATGATGGTAATCAAGACATGAGTGATTATTTGTATCGCTCTGGTGGTCGGGTTATTGGTACGATAGAAAAAGTACGCCTAGATGACAAAAGTTTAAAACAAGCTCATCGCTACGTATTGCTTCATTCCGATGAGATGAAAGCGGTTCTTGT TGAATTTCTGAAGTACAAGCGGCAGGAGACGGTCCATCTGAGTGTTACCCAAAGTAATGAAAACGAGTGGATCATCAAAGAATTTGCAGACTGGTTGCAAGCACAG GTGCAAAACCTAGATACAAGTACCCTAGAAGGACAACTTAGGAAAGTTTTAGCAGGTGGTTTAAATAATCATGGTAAAAGGATGACAGGATTTATGATCAATGGATATAAATTCCATACAGTTGATCGTGAGCAAAAGCGAAGAACTCAAAATTCCGGAGTTATGGTCGAAGCCGATGGTCAAACATATTATGGAAAACTGAAGGATATTTATGAGTTAGATTATTTTGGCCAATGCAAAGTTGTAATGTTCAATTGTGCTTGGGTTGACATACACAGAGGTGTTAAGAAGTTTGAAGATGGGAGTGTGTGTGTCAACTTTTCTAAGTTAATGCACACAGGTCGAAATTTGGCTGATGATCCTTTTGTTTTTTCGTGTCAAGCAAAACAAGTTTTTTATGTCGAAGATGAGATGCAAAAAGGATGGTCTTATGTAATTAGTACAAAACCTAGGGATCTTATTGAGACCGGCGAGATTCTTTAG